A single region of the Devosia sp. FJ2-5-3 genome encodes:
- a CDS encoding CoA transferase, which produces MSAGPLHGIRVLDVTTAWAGPFVGRVLAALGADVVHVEAAKRMDLWRGGLTGENPRRYPDGVLGDRPYDRTVLFNSQNLNKRSLCIDIKSPGGREALQAAAASADVIVSNFTPGTLARMGLDYAALSAINSGIILVEMPAFGIDGPMAGLSALGPSMEFSTGMSNFIGYGDGAPTATGPAYLDPIGGYNGAAAIMTALHQREQTGRGQYVEISQVEAAMPLIGGLVLASLENNEPPAPQGNRQNSAIIHDAFRCRGSEEWVAISIDTEEKWSTLAHLIGRADLADIALAAKDDCIRHADQLHGAVAAWTEKHEKHWIAPRLQRAGIAAAPVCHGRDVALDPHLHSTHFFEEIDHPEAGLRPYQGLPFRFAVTGLPRLNPAPMLGQHTEEVLREWAGLGDAELAELAAQGTTSNDPYRN; this is translated from the coding sequence ATGAGCGCCGGTCCCCTCCACGGCATACGCGTTCTGGACGTCACCACCGCATGGGCCGGGCCCTTTGTGGGCCGCGTTCTGGCTGCGCTCGGCGCCGACGTCGTCCATGTCGAGGCCGCCAAGCGCATGGATCTCTGGCGCGGCGGCTTGACCGGTGAAAATCCCCGGCGCTATCCCGACGGCGTGCTGGGCGATCGCCCCTACGATCGCACCGTGCTGTTCAATTCGCAGAACCTCAACAAGCGATCGCTCTGCATCGACATCAAGAGCCCCGGTGGCCGCGAAGCGCTTCAGGCCGCTGCGGCCAGCGCTGATGTGATCGTGTCGAACTTCACTCCCGGAACGCTGGCTCGCATGGGCCTTGATTATGCAGCGCTCAGCGCCATCAACTCCGGCATCATTCTGGTTGAAATGCCGGCCTTCGGTATCGACGGACCCATGGCGGGCCTGTCGGCGCTCGGTCCGAGCATGGAATTTTCCACCGGAATGAGCAATTTCATCGGATATGGCGACGGGGCACCGACGGCCACCGGGCCGGCCTATCTCGACCCTATCGGGGGGTATAACGGCGCCGCCGCCATCATGACCGCGCTGCACCAGCGCGAGCAGACCGGGCGCGGTCAATATGTCGAGATTTCGCAGGTGGAAGCGGCGATGCCGCTGATTGGGGGGCTGGTCCTGGCGTCGCTGGAGAACAACGAGCCCCCAGCGCCGCAGGGCAATCGACAGAACTCGGCCATTATTCACGACGCCTTCCGCTGCCGCGGCTCCGAAGAATGGGTGGCGATCAGCATCGATACCGAGGAAAAATGGAGCACCCTCGCCCACCTGATCGGCCGTGCCGATTTGGCGGACATCGCCCTCGCCGCCAAGGATGACTGCATCCGACACGCCGATCAATTGCATGGCGCTGTGGCCGCGTGGACGGAAAAGCACGAAAAACACTGGATCGCCCCGCGCCTGCAGCGGGCCGGCATTGCCGCAGCGCCGGTGTGCCATGGCAGGGACGTCGCGCTCGATCCCCACCTGCACTCAACGCATTTCTTCGAAGAAATTGACCATCCCGAAGCGGGCCTGCGGCCCTACCAGGGCCTGCCGTTCCGTTTTGCGGTAACCGGACTGCCCCGACTCAATCCTGCTCCCATGCTCGGCCAGCACACTGAAGAAGTGCTGCGCGAGTGGGCGGGACTGGGTGATGCCGAACTCGCCGAATTGGCAGCGCAGGGCACGACCAGCAACGACCCATACCGAAATTAG
- a CDS encoding endonuclease/exonuclease/phosphatase family protein — protein sequence MLLQSLRFHLIAAGLCLLVLMVIAGARWRAGLFALVLVAASAHAGRFVLEYQDRRSEPLGAPVAEISFISFNVLTGNRRSVEAADFLAASGADIAVVMETPGIFNQLDRLRETFPYSIGCTRPQTCDISIHSRLPIEGGEIRTMQPFHFERLAIAPVTIGGQKVTIVGVHLSKPYFDEASWLELLTIERVLSRIEGPVLLAGDFNSALWSGPVARLARAQDLAPAPFYPATWPVRAGPLGVPIDNILTRGNARIMALSAGSDSFGSNHRPLSARVELYAAP from the coding sequence TTGCTGCTGCAGAGCCTGCGCTTCCACCTGATTGCCGCAGGACTCTGCCTGCTTGTGCTGATGGTCATTGCCGGGGCCCGCTGGCGTGCCGGTCTTTTTGCGCTTGTGCTGGTCGCGGCCAGTGCCCATGCAGGGCGCTTCGTGCTCGAATATCAGGACCGCCGTTCCGAGCCTTTGGGGGCACCGGTGGCCGAAATCTCGTTCATCAGCTTCAACGTGCTCACAGGCAATCGACGTTCAGTCGAGGCGGCCGATTTCCTTGCTGCCTCTGGCGCCGACATCGCCGTGGTTATGGAGACGCCGGGCATTTTCAATCAGCTGGATCGCCTGAGGGAGACCTTCCCGTATTCGATCGGATGCACTCGGCCCCAGACCTGCGATATCTCCATTCATTCCCGCCTGCCCATCGAGGGCGGCGAGATCCGCACCATGCAGCCCTTTCATTTCGAGCGGCTGGCCATCGCACCCGTCACGATTGGTGGGCAAAAGGTCACCATCGTCGGCGTCCACCTGTCAAAACCTTATTTCGATGAGGCGTCGTGGCTGGAGCTGCTGACCATTGAGCGCGTTCTCAGCCGGATCGAGGGGCCAGTCCTCCTGGCCGGTGATTTCAATTCCGCCCTCTGGTCGGGCCCCGTCGCGCGTCTTGCCCGCGCCCAGGATCTGGCTCCAGCTCCGTTCTACCCCGCGACCTGGCCGGTCCGCGCGGGGCCGCTCGGCGTGCCGATCGACAATATCCTCACCCGAGGCAATGCGCGTATCATGGCGCTGTCTGCGGGCAGTGACAGCTTTGGATCCAACCACCGTCCGCTGTCGGCCCGTGTAGAGCTCTACGCGGCTCCCTGA
- a CDS encoding ABC transporter permease: protein MTIVDKMPPEGRRFGRMLSVLSQPTLVLAVAWLVFAVFVALFAPILAPYNPISQNPADVLMPPSGQYLLGTDDLGRDVLSRLIYGTQPTLLGMLIAIGTAAAIGIPWGLVSGYVGGWVDLTLMRFVDALLVFPGLILTLALTSALGATLQNTMFSLGIVYSPLVARVVRVGVLSVRNRDYVQITRMFGSSTSYRIFNHVLPSVLPATVVQLTLLCGLSVLAQTGLNFLGLGVPNPNPSWGSSVAETFRYLMIDPMAPVLPGLIVVFTVLAIYRVGDEVRDRLEIYSR, encoded by the coding sequence ATGACAATCGTCGACAAAATGCCCCCTGAAGGCCGCCGCTTCGGCCGGATGCTATCGGTCCTGTCGCAGCCCACTTTGGTCCTCGCAGTGGCCTGGCTCGTATTCGCAGTCTTTGTGGCGCTGTTTGCTCCGATCCTTGCGCCTTACAACCCGATCTCGCAAAATCCCGCCGACGTCTTGATGCCGCCCTCGGGGCAATATCTGCTCGGCACCGACGATCTGGGCCGAGACGTCCTGTCGCGTTTGATCTACGGCACGCAGCCCACATTGCTGGGCATGCTCATCGCAATCGGCACGGCGGCCGCCATCGGCATACCGTGGGGCCTGGTCTCGGGCTACGTTGGCGGTTGGGTGGACCTCACCCTTATGCGCTTCGTCGACGCGCTGCTGGTTTTCCCCGGCCTCATACTCACTCTCGCGCTCACCAGCGCGCTGGGAGCCACACTTCAGAACACCATGTTCTCGCTGGGGATCGTCTATTCGCCCCTGGTCGCCCGCGTCGTTCGCGTCGGCGTGCTGAGCGTGCGCAACCGCGACTATGTGCAGATAACGCGCATGTTCGGATCGTCGACATCGTATCGCATTTTCAACCATGTGCTGCCCAGCGTGCTGCCGGCAACCGTGGTCCAGCTGACGCTGCTTTGCGGCCTATCCGTGCTTGCGCAGACCGGCCTCAACTTCCTCGGCCTCGGCGTGCCGAACCCCAACCCGAGCTGGGGAAGTTCGGTCGCCGAAACCTTCCGCTATCTGATGATCGACCCGATGGCCCCGGTTCTGCCCGGTCTCATCGTGGTGTTCACCGTACTCGCCATCTATCGCGTCGGGGACGAAGTCCGCGACCGTCTGGAGATCTATTCCCGATGA
- a CDS encoding CoA transferase: protein MTALADLKVIDLSESVAGQYCSRLMSGYGADVVLVEPPGGSQVRQLGPFSKLHGDSTTFYHLNIDKRSVVLDAERDFARLKAMCAAAHVVLVPRGDLVDRLRDPAGKTVFCRISDFGEYGPYAGWQGGEMVHQALSGIMYYNGRTGEAPLFGVGHRVQHVAGVGAYTAVLAALRTGAGELIDIDVHKTAASMSYNLPNQYFYSGTFDERNGTKYNPDLLIRARDGWVTVFVYAYRWPAMCEALGLSALRDHPDFQTQVDRLARWDQVSEQASAAAKDITAADLVMLLQSLGVPAAASLTPEELANSPHLAARKYWKSAQTDAGERRAFGAPFRLSQACWRAENALTTEEDASS, encoded by the coding sequence ATGACCGCACTTGCAGATCTCAAGGTCATCGATCTCTCTGAATCGGTGGCCGGACAATATTGCTCACGATTGATGTCGGGTTATGGAGCCGACGTTGTTCTCGTTGAACCGCCGGGCGGATCGCAGGTTCGTCAGCTCGGGCCGTTCAGCAAGCTGCACGGCGACTCCACCACGTTTTACCATCTGAACATCGACAAGCGTTCGGTTGTGCTGGACGCCGAAAGGGACTTTGCCCGCCTCAAGGCCATGTGTGCGGCCGCGCACGTCGTCTTGGTGCCCCGCGGTGACCTTGTGGATCGACTTCGAGACCCTGCAGGCAAGACAGTATTCTGCCGCATCAGCGATTTCGGGGAATATGGGCCTTATGCCGGTTGGCAGGGCGGCGAAATGGTCCACCAGGCCCTGTCCGGCATCATGTACTACAACGGTCGCACCGGCGAGGCGCCGCTTTTTGGCGTCGGGCACCGTGTGCAGCATGTGGCAGGGGTTGGAGCCTATACCGCGGTCCTCGCCGCCTTGCGAACCGGTGCGGGCGAACTGATCGACATCGACGTCCACAAGACTGCGGCTTCGATGAGTTACAATTTGCCCAATCAATATTTCTACAGTGGCACATTCGATGAACGGAACGGCACCAAATACAATCCCGACCTGCTGATCCGCGCCCGCGACGGATGGGTGACCGTATTCGTCTACGCCTATCGCTGGCCGGCAATGTGCGAAGCGTTGGGACTGAGTGCGCTGCGCGACCATCCCGATTTTCAGACGCAGGTGGATCGGCTCGCACGCTGGGATCAGGTTTCCGAGCAGGCCAGTGCCGCCGCAAAGGACATTACGGCAGCCGACCTGGTGATGCTGCTTCAAAGCCTTGGCGTGCCGGCCGCCGCCAGCCTCACGCCTGAAGAGCTGGCAAACTCCCCTCACCTGGCAGCCCGTAAATATTGGAAGAGCGCGCAGACGGATGCGGGCGAGCGCCGCGCTTTCGGCGCACCGTTCCGCCTCAGCCAGGCGTGCTGGCGCGCCGAAAATGCCCTGACAACGGAAGAGGATGCATCATCATGA
- a CDS encoding 2-isopropylmalate synthase, whose protein sequence is MTSTASNSNKERVFIFDTTLRDGEQSPGATMTLEEKLQVAESLDEMGVDIIEAGFPIASNGDFEAVVAVAKQVKRATVAGLARAITADIDRAGEAVRHAQRGRIHTFVSTSPIHLAHQMKKTEDEVIEIISRTVAHARNLVDDVEWSAMDATRTPLEFLKRCVDAAIKAGATTINLPDTVGYAVPDEHFRMFKTIIESVPNSDKAIFSVHCHDDLGMAVANSLAGVAGGARQIECTINGLGERAGNAALEEVVMALRTRGDAMPFFTDIDSTHLARASKVVSAASNFPVQYNKAIVGKNAFAHESGIHQDGMLKNAETYEIMTPASVGIKETTLVMGKHSGRAAFKDKLKELGYELGDNAFQEAFQRFKDLADRKKHVYDADIIALVDDEVGSVGDRIKLVDMEVVSKTGGVHKCNLVVTIDGEETSVSYEGTGSVDAIFNAIKAAAGQDPHLVLYAVDGVTGGTDAQASAHVRLEMNGRIASGNAAEPDTLVASARAYLNALNRVMIERGASAQGALAG, encoded by the coding sequence ATGACCAGCACCGCTTCCAACAGCAACAAAGAACGCGTCTTCATCTTCGACACCACGCTGCGCGATGGCGAGCAGTCGCCCGGTGCCACCATGACGCTGGAAGAAAAGCTGCAGGTTGCCGAATCTCTCGACGAAATGGGCGTCGACATCATCGAAGCCGGTTTCCCCATTGCTTCCAATGGCGACTTCGAGGCCGTCGTTGCCGTCGCCAAGCAGGTCAAGCGCGCCACCGTCGCCGGTCTCGCCCGCGCCATCACCGCTGATATCGATCGCGCCGGTGAGGCCGTCCGCCACGCCCAGCGCGGCCGCATCCACACCTTCGTTTCCACCTCGCCCATTCATCTGGCCCACCAGATGAAAAAGACCGAGGACGAGGTCATCGAGATCATCTCTCGTACCGTCGCCCACGCCCGCAATCTGGTGGACGATGTGGAATGGTCGGCCATGGACGCCACCCGCACGCCGCTCGAATTTCTGAAGCGCTGCGTCGATGCCGCCATCAAGGCTGGCGCGACCACGATCAATCTGCCCGATACGGTCGGCTATGCCGTTCCCGACGAGCATTTCCGCATGTTCAAGACCATCATCGAGAGCGTGCCCAATTCCGACAAGGCCATCTTCTCGGTCCACTGCCATGACGATCTGGGCATGGCTGTCGCCAATTCCCTGGCCGGCGTGGCTGGCGGCGCGCGCCAGATCGAATGCACCATCAATGGCCTGGGCGAACGCGCCGGCAATGCCGCGCTCGAGGAAGTGGTGATGGCGCTGCGCACCCGCGGCGATGCCATGCCGTTCTTCACCGACATCGACAGCACCCATCTGGCCCGCGCCAGCAAGGTGGTGTCCGCCGCCTCGAACTTCCCGGTGCAGTACAACAAGGCCATCGTCGGCAAGAACGCTTTCGCCCATGAAAGCGGCATCCATCAGGATGGCATGCTCAAGAACGCCGAAACCTACGAGATCATGACCCCGGCCAGCGTCGGCATCAAGGAAACGACCCTGGTCATGGGCAAGCACTCCGGCCGCGCCGCCTTCAAGGACAAGTTGAAGGAACTGGGCTACGAGCTTGGCGATAATGCCTTCCAGGAAGCCTTCCAGCGCTTCAAGGATCTGGCTGACCGCAAGAAGCACGTCTACGACGCTGACATCATCGCGCTGGTCGATGACGAAGTCGGTTCGGTCGGGGATCGCATCAAGCTGGTCGACATGGAAGTCGTTTCCAAGACCGGCGGCGTCCACAAGTGCAACCTCGTCGTTACCATTGATGGCGAAGAGACCAGCGTTTCCTATGAAGGCACCGGTTCGGTCGACGCCATCTTCAACGCCATCAAGGCCGCTGCCGGGCAGGACCCGCATCTGGTGCTCTACGCCGTCGACGGCGTCACCGGCGGCACCGATGCGCAGGCCTCGGCCCATGTCCGTCTCGAAATGAACGGCCGTATCGCCTCGGGCAATGCTGCCGAGCCCGATACGCTGGTGGCCTCGGCCCGTGCCTATCTCAACGCGCTCAACCGCGTCATGATCGAGCGCGGCGCCTCGGCACAAGGCGCGCTGGCCGGCTGA
- a CDS encoding nuclear transport factor 2 family protein, with amino-acid sequence MNETIIAQQASQIAALERRLQRLEDIEAIKVLQRTYGYFVDKALWSDLAELFSQDGEIEIGGRGVYQGIERIRIFLRDVMGKGHDGLNHGQLMNHMQLQGVVTLDEGGDKALGRWRAFIQAGEFGKHAQFAEGVYENEYVREGGTWKISRLTWFATYYTPYEKGFGQETLPLTTMSESFPPDRLPTHTYAALPDVFIPPFHYQHPVTGEKIGRNVKAS; translated from the coding sequence ATGAACGAGACAATAATTGCCCAACAGGCCAGCCAGATAGCAGCGTTGGAGCGGCGCCTGCAGCGTCTGGAAGATATCGAAGCCATCAAGGTCCTGCAGCGCACCTATGGCTACTTTGTAGACAAGGCGCTGTGGAGCGATCTGGCCGAACTGTTCAGCCAGGACGGCGAGATCGAAATCGGCGGCCGTGGGGTTTACCAAGGTATTGAACGCATTCGCATTTTCCTGCGCGATGTCATGGGCAAGGGGCATGACGGGCTCAACCACGGGCAATTGATGAACCACATGCAATTGCAAGGCGTCGTGACGCTGGACGAAGGCGGGGACAAGGCGCTCGGCCGCTGGCGGGCGTTCATCCAGGCCGGTGAGTTCGGGAAGCATGCCCAGTTTGCCGAAGGGGTCTACGAGAACGAATATGTCCGCGAAGGCGGGACCTGGAAAATCTCCCGCCTCACTTGGTTCGCAACTTATTATACGCCCTATGAAAAGGGCTTCGGCCAGGAGACGCTCCCGCTGACAACCATGAGCGAATCTTTCCCGCCGGATCGGCTCCCCACCCACACCTATGCGGCCTTGCCGGATGTCTTCATCCCGCCGTTTCACTACCAGCACCCCGTGACTGGCGAGAAGATCGGCCGCAACGTCAAGGCCAGCTAG
- a CDS encoding ABC transporter permease: MLLLILQRLGTIIPTALLASILVFSIVQLTPGGPAYAIAGPDATPEFVAHINRELGLDRPLPVQYLSWLGQMTEGSLGRSLVNRTEVTTLVANRMPVSATIALEALILAVLVGIPLGIIASVRAGGAIDGGIRSFTSIGIAVPEFWLAMLAVNLFALQLFWLPPTGFSPPSAGLVVHFKSVVMPVVTLALGPIAIIVRFTRSAMNEALSAQYVRTAWSLGLPAHQVYLRFALKNALPSIITVVGMVASVLIGGAVLIESVFAIPGIGELLVQSVLSKDFPVVQGVTTVLMFIVILINLVVDLIVAAIDPRTR; this comes from the coding sequence ATGTTATTGCTCATTCTCCAACGTCTAGGGACGATAATCCCCACCGCCCTGCTGGCCTCGATACTGGTGTTCTCCATCGTCCAGTTGACCCCAGGTGGCCCCGCCTATGCGATTGCCGGTCCGGACGCAACACCCGAATTCGTGGCGCACATCAACCGCGAGCTCGGCCTCGACCGGCCCTTGCCGGTCCAATATCTGAGTTGGCTTGGTCAGATGACAGAGGGATCGCTCGGCCGCTCTCTCGTCAACCGTACCGAAGTGACCACCCTGGTGGCCAACCGTATGCCCGTATCAGCGACCATCGCACTTGAGGCCTTGATCCTGGCCGTGCTCGTCGGCATTCCATTGGGGATCATCGCCAGCGTGCGCGCCGGTGGCGCCATCGACGGCGGCATCCGGAGCTTCACCTCGATCGGGATCGCAGTTCCCGAATTCTGGCTTGCCATGCTGGCCGTCAACCTCTTCGCCCTCCAGCTCTTCTGGCTACCTCCGACAGGCTTCTCACCGCCCTCTGCAGGTCTGGTCGTCCATTTCAAATCGGTCGTCATGCCCGTGGTGACACTCGCCTTGGGGCCCATCGCGATCATTGTGCGATTTACCCGCAGCGCCATGAACGAGGCCCTTTCCGCTCAGTATGTCCGGACTGCCTGGTCGCTGGGACTTCCCGCGCATCAAGTCTATCTGCGCTTCGCGCTGAAGAACGCCCTGCCTTCGATCATCACGGTCGTGGGAATGGTGGCTTCCGTCTTGATTGGCGGCGCGGTGCTCATCGAGTCCGTATTTGCCATCCCAGGCATCGGCGAGTTGCTCGTGCAGTCCGTGCTGTCCAAGGATTTTCCAGTCGTGCAGGGCGTAACGACGGTTCTAATGTTCATCGTCATTCTGATCAACCTCGTCGTCGACCTCATTGTCGCGGCCATCGATCCGAGAACCCGCTGA
- a CDS encoding pyridoxal phosphate-dependent aminotransferase, protein MPLPPFTAIVSDLPETVPFVGPEALERRSGIAVRARLGANESAFGPSPLALTAMREEASKSWAYPDPENHALRVALATKLGIAADEIAIGEGADGLMGLAVRLFIAPGDVVVTSLGAYPTFNYHVAGYGGRLEYVPYQGVNEDLDGLLAAVERTGAKMVYLANPDNPMGSFWPAAAVERFIAALPETCVLVLDEAYGELAPDDGLPPIDTSRANVLRLRSFSKAYGMAGMRCGYAIGHRQVIGAFNRVRNHFGVNRLVQAGALAALNDEAHLDWVKSQIAASRQRIANISTANRLIPLPSATNFVTIDCGHDGAYAQKVLEELGKLGVFIRKPMAPGLDKHIRISAAPEAEMKILEATLPVALRAAQGAA, encoded by the coding sequence ATGCCCCTGCCCCCCTTTACCGCAATCGTATCGGACTTGCCCGAAACCGTCCCCTTTGTCGGGCCGGAAGCGCTCGAGAGGCGGAGTGGGATAGCAGTGCGGGCGCGGCTGGGTGCCAATGAATCTGCATTTGGCCCCAGTCCCTTAGCGCTGACGGCCATGCGCGAAGAGGCGTCCAAGAGCTGGGCCTATCCCGACCCGGAGAACCATGCTTTGCGGGTGGCATTGGCCACCAAGCTTGGAATCGCCGCCGACGAGATTGCTATTGGGGAAGGCGCCGATGGCCTGATGGGACTGGCGGTGCGGTTGTTCATTGCGCCCGGTGACGTGGTGGTGACCTCGCTGGGGGCCTATCCGACCTTCAACTACCATGTCGCTGGCTATGGCGGGCGGCTGGAATACGTTCCGTATCAAGGCGTTAACGAGGATTTGGACGGCCTGCTCGCGGCCGTGGAGCGGACGGGTGCGAAGATGGTCTACCTCGCCAATCCGGACAATCCGATGGGCTCGTTCTGGCCGGCGGCGGCAGTGGAGCGATTTATCGCAGCATTGCCAGAGACTTGCGTCCTTGTGCTGGACGAAGCCTATGGCGAACTGGCGCCGGATGACGGTCTTCCTCCAATCGATACGTCCCGCGCGAACGTGTTGAGACTGCGAAGCTTTTCAAAGGCTTATGGCATGGCCGGGATGCGCTGCGGCTATGCCATCGGCCACCGGCAGGTGATCGGCGCCTTCAACCGCGTTCGCAATCATTTCGGGGTCAACAGGCTGGTTCAGGCAGGGGCGCTGGCAGCGCTGAACGATGAGGCCCATCTCGACTGGGTAAAGTCGCAGATTGCCGCTTCGCGTCAGCGTATTGCTAACATTTCGACCGCCAATCGGTTAATTCCGCTGCCTTCGGCGACAAATTTTGTGACAATTGATTGCGGCCACGACGGTGCCTACGCTCAGAAGGTACTGGAAGAATTGGGCAAGCTGGGCGTGTTCATCCGCAAGCCGATGGCGCCGGGGCTCGATAAGCACATTCGCATCAGCGCGGCGCCAGAGGCCGAGATGAAGATTCTCGAAGCCACGCTGCCCGTCGCGCTTCGTGCCGCTCAGGGAGCCGCGTAG